In Solanum pennellii chromosome 3, SPENNV200, a single window of DNA contains:
- the LOC107015260 gene encoding ubiquitin carboxyl-terminal hydrolase 26 isoform X2: MIWKPACQGCRVNNKDNPNCFCGLIPPQNGNRKSGLWQKTSEVVNALGSDPSDDCRASPETPAGLTNLGATCYANSILQCLYMNKSFREGVFSIEPDVLKQQPVLDQLARLFAKLHLYKMAFVDSAPFIQTLELDNGVQQDSHEFLTLLFSLLEQCLSRSSVLKARTIVQDLFRGGVSHVTRCSKCGNESEASSKIEDFYELELNVKGLKSLDDSLDDYLSVEELQGDNQYYCDSCATRVDATRSIKLRSLPAVLNFQLKRCIFLPNTTTRKKISSAFCFPEELNMTRRISEHFQSELIYDLSAILIHKGSAANSGHYVAHIKNENTQQWWEFDDEHVSNLGCQPFGKGSSHSAVKPSQSVQLDHSSSDVIIENGNGPDAGEREASKTDVTEVKTFSSCDAYMLMYVLRRPKNCDKMPIDSSDYIAEKEACTSSEVESHLPPHLYEEVEKLNDSYVDSCEQYKMKKESEVNCLTERRLEVRSILSKAAVQSPEEFYFWISMDWLRQWADNIVPSIIDNSSIQCIHGKVPVSKIGSMKRLSSEAWTMLFSKYGGGPVLAKDDYCIDCLFREAQSMALADNYRDRRTLMKELAEAALAGDCVDEKLYYISKPWLQQWLRRKNVDSPCEADAGPTASIRCPHGQLMPQQASGARRVLIPETLWNFTREIAMAVKPDDSVGCSTFFSDSEPCTQCSIQLSEVACLEDTLREFKLKQRHSHEKLAMGKAIPILPGIRYYLLPSSWLSKWKSYSNASGKSAPAELETLNDVIGFLMCEKHSRLLERPPDLACKRGSILQKSPATDTLTIITDNDWKLFCEDWGGTEAKGITAEIDCLGNDFLGFSEDMEIFEEHMNLNDETIVGPESRKFIIKISPEVCEECIAERKSCELKRKLNYSDEDICVCFVRGKEPPKSVLEASVNSLEPNRRTSKRSRKTAFGNSVKLNVSGSTSVYQLKMMIWEAFGIIKENQVLHKGSLVIDGESACLADLNIFPGDVLWVTDSEIHEHRDIADELSSQKMEERKTEEGFRGTLLSSSLSSQFVSEASACPN, translated from the exons ATGATATGGAAGCCTGCTTGCCAAGGATGTCGTGTCAACAACAAAGATAATCCCAATTGCTTTTGTGGATTGATTCCACCGCAAAATGGTAATCGTAAATCTGGGTTATGGCAGAAGACATCCGAAGTGGTCAATGCTCTCGGTTCTGATCCTTCCGATGATTGTCGTGCATCCCCAGAGACACCTGCTGGGTTGACAAATCTGGGTGCTACGTGCTATGCTAACAGTATTCTGCAATGCCTGTATATGAATAAGTCATTCAGGGAGGGTGTATTCTCTATTGAACCAGATGTTTTGAAACAACAACCAGTGTTAGACCAACTAGCACGACTGTTTGCAAAGTTACATTTGTACAAAATGGCTTTTGTTGATTCTGCTCCATTTATCCAAACTCTGGAGCTAGATAATGGCGTTCAGCAggacagtcatgagtttctgaCCTTGCTCTTCTCTCTGCTTGAGCAATGTCTGAGTAGGTCTAGTGTGTTGAAGGCCAGAACAATTGTCCAAGATCTTTTCCGCGGAGGTGTGTCACATGTGACTAG GTGTTCAAAATGTGGAAATGAATCTGAAGCTTCATCAAAAATTGAGGACTTCTATGAGCTGGAGTTGAACGTCAAGGGTTTGAAGAGTTTAGATGACAGTCTAGATGACTATCTTAGCGTAGAGGAGCTTCAAGGAGATAATCAATATTATTGTGATTCATGTGCCACCCGAGTTGATGCTACTCGTAGCATTAAATTGCGCTCTCTGCCTGCAGTCCTAAATTTCCAGCTGAAGCGTTGCATTTTCCTTCcaaat ACTACAACGAGGAAGAAAATCTCATCGGCATTTTGTTTTCCTGAAGAGCTGAATATGACAAGAAGGATATCTGAGCATTTCCAATCAGAACTAATATATGACTTATCAGCTATACTGATCCACAAAGGGTCAGCTGCAAATAGTGGCCACTATGTAGCCCATATTAAAAATGAGAATACACAACAGTGGTGGGAGTTTGATGACGAACATGTTTCAAATTTAGGCTGTCAGCCATTTGGTAAAGGTTCATCACATTCTGCTGTCAAGCCTTCTCAATCTGTGCAACTTGACCACTCTTCTTCTGATGTAATTATTGAGAATGGGAATGGGCCTGATGCTGGGGAGCGGGAAGCCTCAAAGACTGATGTCACTGAAGTGAAGACCTTCTCGTCTTGTGATGCTTATATGCTGATGTATGTCCTTAGACGTCCAAAGAATTGTGATAAAATGCCAATTGACTCTAGTGACTATATAGCGGAAAAAGAGGCTTGTACATCTTCGGAAGTTGAGAGTCATCTTCCACCCCACCTCTATGAGGAGGTAGAAAAACTGAATGACTCATATGTCGACTCCTGTGAGCAATACAAAATGAAGAAGGAGTCTGAGGTGAACTGCCTCACGGAACGGAGGCTGGAGGTACGTTCAATCCTTTCTAAAGCTGCTGTCCAATCACCTGAGGAATTTTACTTTTGGATATCTATGGACTGGCTGCGTCAATGGGCGGACAACATCGTGCCATC AATCATTGATAACAGTTCCATACAATGCATACATGGGAAAGTACCAGTTTCAAAGATTGGCTCTATGAAACGTCTGTCTAGTGAAGCTTGGACCATGCTATTCTCTAAg TATGGTGGAGGACCAGTGCTGGCCAAGGATGATTACTGCATTGACTGCCTCTTTAGAGAGGCTCAGTCAATGGCCCTTGCAGATAACTACCGGGATCGAAGAACATTAATGAAAGAACTTGCAGAAGCAGCCCTTGCGGGTGATTGTGTAGATGAGAAGTTGTACTACATATCAAAGCCATG GTTACAACAGTGGCTCCGAAGGAAAAATGTAGACTCTCCTTGTGAAGCTGATGCTGGACCAACAGCTTCAATAAGGTGTCCTCATGGACAGCTGATGCCCCAACAAGCTTCTGGTGCTAGACGTGTGCTGATACCCGAGACTCTTTGGAACTTTACTCGTGAGATAGCTATGGCAGTAAAACCTGATGATTCTGTGGGTTGTTCAACTTTCTTTTCGGACTCTGAGCCCTGTACTCAATGCAGCATTCAACTCTCTGAAGTTGCATGCTTAGAAGATACTCTAAG GGAGTTTAAGCTCAAGCAACGGCACAGTCATGAGAAGTTAGCAATGGGTAAAGCCATACCAATTCTTCCTGGTATCAGATACTACTTGTTACCTTCTTCGTGGTTGTCTAAATGGAAAAGCTACTCTAATGCAAGTGGCAAAAGTGCTCCTGCTGAACTTGAAACTTTGAATGATGTCATTGGTTTTCTGATGTGTGAAAAG CATTCAAGACTTCTTGAAAGGCCTCCTGACCTGGCTTGCAAACGTGGAAGTATTCTCCAGAAGTCGCCTGCT ACAGATACATTGACAATTATCACCGACAATGATTGGAAGTTGTTTTGTGAAGACTGGGGTGGTACGGAGGCAAAAGGAATCACAGCTGAAATTGATTGCTTGGGGAACGATTTCCTTGGATTTAGTGAAGATATGGAAATTTTTGAGGAGCATATGAATTTGAATGACGAGACGATTGTTGGACCTGAGTCTAGAAAATTCATCATTAAGATTTCACCAGAG GTTTGTGAGGAGTGCATTGCTGAAAGGAAAAGCTGTGAATTAAAGAGGAAACTCAACTATTCCGACGAGGATATTTGTGTCTGCTTCGTTCGCGGCAAGGAACCTCCAAAATCAGTTCTAGAAGCATCAGTGAACAGCCTGGAACCAAATCGACGGACCTCAAAGCGTTCCAGGAAGACAGCATTTGGAAACTCAGTGAAGTTGAATGTTTCTGGGTCCACATCTGTCTACCAGCTGAAGATGATGATATGGGAAGCTTTTGGG aTAATCAAGGAAAATCAGGTACTTCACAAGGGTTCTCTGGTAATTGATGGCGAATCTGCTTGTCTTGCTGACCTGAATATATTCCCTGGAGATGTACTATGGGTGACAGATTCTGAGATTCATGAGCATCGTGATATTGCAG ATGAGCTTTCTAGCCAGAAAATGGAAGAACGAAAAACTGAAGAAGGTTTTCGTGGAACACTTCTGTCCTCAAGTCTCTCATCCCAGTTTGTCTCTGAAGCATCTGCATGCCCAAATTGA
- the LOC107015260 gene encoding ubiquitin carboxyl-terminal hydrolase 26 isoform X1 has product MGHQRPNTRSKGKRNRTDDSADVAAEIYRNVLSTRQVTKDDVNQLYMIWKPACQGCRVNNKDNPNCFCGLIPPQNGNRKSGLWQKTSEVVNALGSDPSDDCRASPETPAGLTNLGATCYANSILQCLYMNKSFREGVFSIEPDVLKQQPVLDQLARLFAKLHLYKMAFVDSAPFIQTLELDNGVQQDSHEFLTLLFSLLEQCLSRSSVLKARTIVQDLFRGGVSHVTRCSKCGNESEASSKIEDFYELELNVKGLKSLDDSLDDYLSVEELQGDNQYYCDSCATRVDATRSIKLRSLPAVLNFQLKRCIFLPNTTTRKKISSAFCFPEELNMTRRISEHFQSELIYDLSAILIHKGSAANSGHYVAHIKNENTQQWWEFDDEHVSNLGCQPFGKGSSHSAVKPSQSVQLDHSSSDVIIENGNGPDAGEREASKTDVTEVKTFSSCDAYMLMYVLRRPKNCDKMPIDSSDYIAEKEACTSSEVESHLPPHLYEEVEKLNDSYVDSCEQYKMKKESEVNCLTERRLEVRSILSKAAVQSPEEFYFWISMDWLRQWADNIVPSIIDNSSIQCIHGKVPVSKIGSMKRLSSEAWTMLFSKYGGGPVLAKDDYCIDCLFREAQSMALADNYRDRRTLMKELAEAALAGDCVDEKLYYISKPWLQQWLRRKNVDSPCEADAGPTASIRCPHGQLMPQQASGARRVLIPETLWNFTREIAMAVKPDDSVGCSTFFSDSEPCTQCSIQLSEVACLEDTLREFKLKQRHSHEKLAMGKAIPILPGIRYYLLPSSWLSKWKSYSNASGKSAPAELETLNDVIGFLMCEKHSRLLERPPDLACKRGSILQKSPATDTLTIITDNDWKLFCEDWGGTEAKGITAEIDCLGNDFLGFSEDMEIFEEHMNLNDETIVGPESRKFIIKISPEVCEECIAERKSCELKRKLNYSDEDICVCFVRGKEPPKSVLEASVNSLEPNRRTSKRSRKTAFGNSVKLNVSGSTSVYQLKMMIWEAFGIIKENQVLHKGSLVIDGESACLADLNIFPGDVLWVTDSEIHEHRDIADELSSQKMEERKTEEGFRGTLLSSSLSSQFVSEASACPN; this is encoded by the exons ATGGGACATCAGCGGCCGAATACTCGCAGTAAAGGTAAAAGGAACAGAACAGATGATAGTGCTGATGTCGCTGCCGAAATTTACAG AAATGTTCTATCTACCAGGCAGGTGACAAAAGATGATGTTAATCAGCTGTACATGATATGGAAGCCTGCTTGCCAAGGATGTCGTGTCAACAACAAAGATAATCCCAATTGCTTTTGTGGATTGATTCCACCGCAAAATGGTAATCGTAAATCTGGGTTATGGCAGAAGACATCCGAAGTGGTCAATGCTCTCGGTTCTGATCCTTCCGATGATTGTCGTGCATCCCCAGAGACACCTGCTGGGTTGACAAATCTGGGTGCTACGTGCTATGCTAACAGTATTCTGCAATGCCTGTATATGAATAAGTCATTCAGGGAGGGTGTATTCTCTATTGAACCAGATGTTTTGAAACAACAACCAGTGTTAGACCAACTAGCACGACTGTTTGCAAAGTTACATTTGTACAAAATGGCTTTTGTTGATTCTGCTCCATTTATCCAAACTCTGGAGCTAGATAATGGCGTTCAGCAggacagtcatgagtttctgaCCTTGCTCTTCTCTCTGCTTGAGCAATGTCTGAGTAGGTCTAGTGTGTTGAAGGCCAGAACAATTGTCCAAGATCTTTTCCGCGGAGGTGTGTCACATGTGACTAG GTGTTCAAAATGTGGAAATGAATCTGAAGCTTCATCAAAAATTGAGGACTTCTATGAGCTGGAGTTGAACGTCAAGGGTTTGAAGAGTTTAGATGACAGTCTAGATGACTATCTTAGCGTAGAGGAGCTTCAAGGAGATAATCAATATTATTGTGATTCATGTGCCACCCGAGTTGATGCTACTCGTAGCATTAAATTGCGCTCTCTGCCTGCAGTCCTAAATTTCCAGCTGAAGCGTTGCATTTTCCTTCcaaat ACTACAACGAGGAAGAAAATCTCATCGGCATTTTGTTTTCCTGAAGAGCTGAATATGACAAGAAGGATATCTGAGCATTTCCAATCAGAACTAATATATGACTTATCAGCTATACTGATCCACAAAGGGTCAGCTGCAAATAGTGGCCACTATGTAGCCCATATTAAAAATGAGAATACACAACAGTGGTGGGAGTTTGATGACGAACATGTTTCAAATTTAGGCTGTCAGCCATTTGGTAAAGGTTCATCACATTCTGCTGTCAAGCCTTCTCAATCTGTGCAACTTGACCACTCTTCTTCTGATGTAATTATTGAGAATGGGAATGGGCCTGATGCTGGGGAGCGGGAAGCCTCAAAGACTGATGTCACTGAAGTGAAGACCTTCTCGTCTTGTGATGCTTATATGCTGATGTATGTCCTTAGACGTCCAAAGAATTGTGATAAAATGCCAATTGACTCTAGTGACTATATAGCGGAAAAAGAGGCTTGTACATCTTCGGAAGTTGAGAGTCATCTTCCACCCCACCTCTATGAGGAGGTAGAAAAACTGAATGACTCATATGTCGACTCCTGTGAGCAATACAAAATGAAGAAGGAGTCTGAGGTGAACTGCCTCACGGAACGGAGGCTGGAGGTACGTTCAATCCTTTCTAAAGCTGCTGTCCAATCACCTGAGGAATTTTACTTTTGGATATCTATGGACTGGCTGCGTCAATGGGCGGACAACATCGTGCCATC AATCATTGATAACAGTTCCATACAATGCATACATGGGAAAGTACCAGTTTCAAAGATTGGCTCTATGAAACGTCTGTCTAGTGAAGCTTGGACCATGCTATTCTCTAAg TATGGTGGAGGACCAGTGCTGGCCAAGGATGATTACTGCATTGACTGCCTCTTTAGAGAGGCTCAGTCAATGGCCCTTGCAGATAACTACCGGGATCGAAGAACATTAATGAAAGAACTTGCAGAAGCAGCCCTTGCGGGTGATTGTGTAGATGAGAAGTTGTACTACATATCAAAGCCATG GTTACAACAGTGGCTCCGAAGGAAAAATGTAGACTCTCCTTGTGAAGCTGATGCTGGACCAACAGCTTCAATAAGGTGTCCTCATGGACAGCTGATGCCCCAACAAGCTTCTGGTGCTAGACGTGTGCTGATACCCGAGACTCTTTGGAACTTTACTCGTGAGATAGCTATGGCAGTAAAACCTGATGATTCTGTGGGTTGTTCAACTTTCTTTTCGGACTCTGAGCCCTGTACTCAATGCAGCATTCAACTCTCTGAAGTTGCATGCTTAGAAGATACTCTAAG GGAGTTTAAGCTCAAGCAACGGCACAGTCATGAGAAGTTAGCAATGGGTAAAGCCATACCAATTCTTCCTGGTATCAGATACTACTTGTTACCTTCTTCGTGGTTGTCTAAATGGAAAAGCTACTCTAATGCAAGTGGCAAAAGTGCTCCTGCTGAACTTGAAACTTTGAATGATGTCATTGGTTTTCTGATGTGTGAAAAG CATTCAAGACTTCTTGAAAGGCCTCCTGACCTGGCTTGCAAACGTGGAAGTATTCTCCAGAAGTCGCCTGCT ACAGATACATTGACAATTATCACCGACAATGATTGGAAGTTGTTTTGTGAAGACTGGGGTGGTACGGAGGCAAAAGGAATCACAGCTGAAATTGATTGCTTGGGGAACGATTTCCTTGGATTTAGTGAAGATATGGAAATTTTTGAGGAGCATATGAATTTGAATGACGAGACGATTGTTGGACCTGAGTCTAGAAAATTCATCATTAAGATTTCACCAGAG GTTTGTGAGGAGTGCATTGCTGAAAGGAAAAGCTGTGAATTAAAGAGGAAACTCAACTATTCCGACGAGGATATTTGTGTCTGCTTCGTTCGCGGCAAGGAACCTCCAAAATCAGTTCTAGAAGCATCAGTGAACAGCCTGGAACCAAATCGACGGACCTCAAAGCGTTCCAGGAAGACAGCATTTGGAAACTCAGTGAAGTTGAATGTTTCTGGGTCCACATCTGTCTACCAGCTGAAGATGATGATATGGGAAGCTTTTGGG aTAATCAAGGAAAATCAGGTACTTCACAAGGGTTCTCTGGTAATTGATGGCGAATCTGCTTGTCTTGCTGACCTGAATATATTCCCTGGAGATGTACTATGGGTGACAGATTCTGAGATTCATGAGCATCGTGATATTGCAG ATGAGCTTTCTAGCCAGAAAATGGAAGAACGAAAAACTGAAGAAGGTTTTCGTGGAACACTTCTGTCCTCAAGTCTCTCATCCCAGTTTGTCTCTGAAGCATCTGCATGCCCAAATTGA